The proteins below are encoded in one region of Paenibacillus albus:
- a CDS encoding SMI1/KNR4 family protein, translating to MWKDYINTFTQEYTFNPPANENEVAQISEKLGVVCPDELIGLLLETNGIDHEFGYPLIYSTLQIVDRNIEERTSEDNKEIGLSYDDMLLFSDAGNGDYFGYIIKNGVVQEGIYVGDHEEGSRTKVVSSLREFIKGWTTI from the coding sequence ATGTGGAAAGATTATATAAATACATTTACGCAAGAGTACACATTCAATCCCCCCGCTAACGAAAATGAAGTAGCTCAGATAAGCGAGAAGCTTGGTGTTGTATGTCCTGATGAATTGATAGGGTTACTCCTTGAAACAAACGGAATTGATCATGAGTTTGGTTATCCCTTGATTTATTCAACGTTACAAATTGTAGATAGAAATATAGAAGAGAGGACTTCCGAAGACAACAAGGAAATAGGACTATCCTATGATGACATGCTGCTATTCTCTGATGCAGGAAATGGTGATTACTTCGGTTACATTATAAAAAATGGGGTTGTCCAAGAGGGAATTTATGTTGGAGACCATGAAGAAGGCAGCAGAACGAAAGTAGTTTCATCACTTAGAGAATTCATTAAAGGTTGGACTACTATCTAG
- a CDS encoding alpha/beta fold hydrolase: MSWTQHLVSTDRGVFEVFTAGEGNPICVTHYYSAFMQRGNYFADQFISCGTVILVNLEDCGNSDKAKDEFEFDMNETVDDLEAIRSALGYTKWTFAGHSTGGMLGLVYAIRYGGFLNKLVVAGAAASNNYMESRQSIYSRKNPRNARLLEIFSILQSTESSLEVKVQAGREWTEMSLHYPEKWDEYFNKPSSGKTIQSRLDYYNKILPSFDIRATLYKIETPTLILCGKFDAQCPLDSSAEIQQLIRGSRLHIFEESNHCPHIEEPMLFKSVINYFLN, encoded by the coding sequence TTGAGTTGGACACAGCATTTGGTATCAACTGATCGAGGGGTTTTTGAAGTCTTTACTGCTGGAGAAGGTAACCCAATCTGCGTAACACATTACTATTCAGCTTTTATGCAACGCGGTAACTATTTTGCAGATCAATTCATTTCGTGTGGTACGGTTATATTAGTTAACTTAGAAGATTGTGGCAATTCAGACAAGGCTAAAGACGAATTTGAATTTGACATGAATGAAACAGTTGACGATCTTGAGGCAATTCGTTCTGCGCTAGGATACACAAAATGGACATTTGCAGGGCATTCAACTGGAGGTATGTTAGGGCTAGTTTATGCAATTCGATATGGAGGATTTCTTAATAAGTTGGTTGTTGCTGGAGCCGCTGCTTCAAACAATTATATGGAATCCAGACAAAGTATCTATAGTCGTAAAAATCCTCGAAATGCCCGGCTTCTCGAAATCTTCTCCATCTTGCAGTCGACTGAGTCTTCTTTAGAAGTAAAAGTCCAAGCAGGGAGAGAATGGACGGAGATGTCTCTTCATTATCCTGAAAAATGGGATGAATATTTCAATAAACCAAGCAGCGGTAAAACGATTCAAAGCAGGTTGGATTATTACAACAAGATCCTTCCTTCATTCGATATTAGAGCGACACTCTATAAAATCGAAACTCCTACTTTAATTTTATGTGGCAAATTCGATGCGCAATGTCCCCTTGATTCTTCAGCGGAAATACAGCAGTTAATTAGAGGATCCAGGCTTCATATTTTTGAGGAAAGTAATCATTGCCCACATATAGAAGAGCCCATGTTGTTTAAAAGTGTTATTAATTATTTTTTGAACTAA
- a CDS encoding GyrI-like domain-containing protein, which yields MSRVGIFREDVRKTNKQFYSLKDKETTVYELPSMQVLTTSGMEERDIYRMFDYSGIWTMGRFINRVKSYTKRELGKNFSRMPIEVEWGAVSGYRAMMWVPGYITQDIFEATMADLHTKFSNAEPSMALTSLPPRRCAQLLHIGRYEFIDSTRKQLTENLQSQGLRLIGGSQEIFINHPHCNPPEKLNILIRQEVEVEWD from the coding sequence ATGAGTAGAGTCGGAATCTTTCGTGAGGACGTCAGAAAAACGAATAAACAATTTTACTCTTTGAAAGATAAGGAAACGACGGTTTATGAACTCCCATCCATGCAAGTGCTGACAACCTCGGGGATGGAGGAACGCGATATTTATCGGATGTTCGACTACTCGGGCATTTGGACGATGGGACGGTTCATTAACCGGGTTAAATCCTATACGAAAAGAGAGCTTGGCAAAAACTTCAGCAGAATGCCGATCGAGGTAGAGTGGGGAGCGGTTTCGGGATATCGGGCAATGATGTGGGTTCCCGGCTATATTACGCAAGATATCTTCGAAGCAACGATGGCAGATTTGCATACTAAGTTTAGCAACGCCGAGCCCAGTATGGCTTTGACGAGCTTGCCTCCGAGGCGGTGCGCACAACTGCTTCATATCGGCCGGTATGAGTTTATCGATTCTACGAGGAAACAATTGACGGAAAACCTGCAATCGCAAGGGCTTCGTTTAATTGGAGGTTCGCAAGAAATCTTCATTAACCACCCGCATTGCAACCCGCCGGAGAAGCTCAATATTTTGATCAGGCAAGAGGTAGAAGTCGAGTGGGATTGA
- a CDS encoding GyrI-like domain-containing protein: MDAELTFQKDLKLIALHIVCPFSAMQTEIPEGFNRLKSRLGEIHNRLDHTQIIGFYPQSSDSPDMDNCHYYLGVEVANNDVVPEDLMSITILSGQYVSYMHKGSLESFGAAYATVNSYIEDHGFFNNLSRHVLEVKNINNDLHNRLKEDNEITLMIPVNSN; the protein is encoded by the coding sequence ATGGATGCCGAGTTGACTTTTCAAAAGGATTTGAAGCTAATCGCATTACATATCGTTTGTCCTTTTTCGGCTATGCAAACCGAGATTCCGGAGGGATTTAATAGACTTAAATCAAGATTAGGTGAGATCCATAATCGGTTAGATCATACCCAAATAATCGGTTTTTACCCTCAATCCTCCGATTCTCCTGATATGGATAATTGTCATTATTACTTAGGTGTTGAGGTAGCAAATAACGATGTTGTTCCTGAAGATTTGATGAGTATTACAATTCTTTCCGGGCAATATGTTTCTTATATGCACAAAGGTTCTCTGGAATCGTTTGGTGCGGCGTATGCGACCGTCAACTCATATATAGAAGACCATGGTTTTTTTAATAATCTTTCTCGTCATGTCTTAGAAGTCAAAAATATAAACAACGACTTACATAATAGGCTGAAGGAAGACAACGAAATAACGCTAATGATACCAGTAAATTCGAACTAA
- a CDS encoding SMI1/KNR4 family protein, which produces MSKRAKEVLISNRLTSPHDKFEPIQIVDELPEGALQLDGSEPPPDFYYGSRRDIGDLSFSEIKAIHLREKEVYNQTEKPKQLITIKHALTLLNREKKKRPEDFCKRLSHKELSTAVIKLPVNWLELLKITNGGYLSLSCSIVPFQTIMSFSADKLKEGQELDELYPDNRISVAERGDGDWYDLVLNDDTIEDCPVVQVTHEGGEIIREWKGIAFFIYDMILEDDNSY; this is translated from the coding sequence ATGAGTAAAAGGGCAAAAGAAGTTCTCATAAGCAATCGATTGACGAGTCCTCATGATAAGTTTGAACCAATCCAGATCGTGGATGAACTACCTGAAGGTGCATTACAGCTAGATGGATCAGAACCACCACCGGACTTCTATTATGGGAGTAGGAGAGATATTGGAGATCTTTCGTTTTCAGAGATCAAGGCTATACATCTACGGGAGAAAGAAGTATACAATCAGACCGAGAAGCCGAAGCAGCTAATCACGATAAAGCATGCTCTCACACTCTTGAATAGAGAGAAGAAGAAACGCCCCGAGGACTTCTGTAAGCGCCTTAGTCACAAAGAGCTATCTACTGCGGTTATAAAACTACCCGTGAACTGGTTAGAACTTTTGAAGATTACCAATGGGGGATATCTTAGTCTGTCCTGTAGCATTGTCCCGTTTCAAACGATAATGTCGTTTAGTGCTGACAAGTTGAAAGAAGGGCAAGAATTGGATGAACTATATCCTGACAATCGTATTTCAGTTGCGGAGCGTGGAGATGGCGACTGGTATGATCTCGTATTAAACGATGATACTATTGAAGATTGCCCCGTTGTACAAGTGACTCACGAAGGCGGTGAGATCATACGGGAATGGAAAGGAATCGCTTTTTTTATTTATGATATGATTTTGGAAGATGATAATAGTTATTAA
- a CDS encoding metallophosphoesterase family protein — MIKFAVITDIHGNSPALTAVLRDITSRGLDRIYCLGDVVGIGPDSNEVLELLLSRSDVSFVVGNHDVAVMAAYNGEDAPIGHENEQHHHQWLADRINPVYIEAMSEWPKQLIVNYFNKELLFTHYHLNQGWFLSIEKNPTTENLDQLYKETKYKLVCFGHHHRVHHFVSSQRAYFNPGALGCYDKPCARYGVITLTENTISEELIEVPYNNKEFLQSYHQLQVPEREFILKIFHGGQLA, encoded by the coding sequence ATGATAAAATTTGCGGTTATAACAGATATACATGGAAACAGCCCTGCATTAACGGCAGTGCTTCGTGATATAACTTCTAGAGGTCTTGATCGCATTTATTGTCTGGGAGATGTGGTCGGTATAGGACCCGATTCTAATGAAGTCCTTGAACTATTGCTTTCACGATCAGATGTTTCTTTCGTAGTAGGAAATCATGATGTAGCGGTAATGGCCGCGTACAATGGTGAGGATGCTCCAATAGGACACGAAAATGAACAGCATCATCACCAGTGGTTGGCTGATAGAATCAATCCAGTGTACATCGAAGCGATGAGCGAATGGCCAAAACAATTAATCGTCAATTATTTCAATAAAGAACTGCTTTTCACCCATTATCACCTCAATCAGGGTTGGTTTTTGTCTATTGAAAAGAACCCCACAACTGAGAATTTAGATCAGCTTTACAAAGAAACCAAGTACAAGTTGGTATGTTTTGGCCATCATCATAGGGTTCATCATTTTGTGTCTAGCCAAAGAGCTTATTTTAACCCAGGAGCATTAGGCTGTTATGATAAGCCCTGCGCAAGATATGGGGTGATTACGTTAACCGAGAATACAATCAGCGAAGAATTAATTGAGGTACCTTACAACAATAAGGAGTTTCTGCAGTCTTATCATCAGCTGCAAGTACCTGAAAGGGAATTTATACTGAAGATTTTCCACGGAGGGCAATTAGCTTAG
- a CDS encoding GH116 family glycosyl hydrolase, with protein sequence METIINRKMQQNGMALGGIGSGTVEINQNGVLKDWHIFNLGQWASREAKKYQLENLYDYDTNVMPFYIRTKQGTDIPKFRKLSHDTDAGEFRSMMYSWHKEVKEIRYHASFPISELSYLDESLPVTIRSEFTSPFVPLNSRVSGTPGFYATFSIENITDEDVEVSLLGKLKNPINRGLNNRELRNRLHKSDDRISITMSSDSNGSQQQNGSICFSVDGGETSYIQGDFASYFANFVLGGDFGVTEQSYLFDFRETGKLPNLGSETFPSHIADLSDDELDRLNDLQIEELLSQVLEIASSKPPYQRIMEIDQALLADRVGKMKFIRVIRKQMNTIRNDAEGYEAWGDAALCSNITLRPGERKEVSFIVSWYFPNHFSDHGSFVGHMYTNWFQDAKEVNDYMSANSSDILHQVRRFANELTSSDTHHSFVNNWTNQLNTVTKCSWWSKQGDFAIWEGYGSCGFHTMDITYQGSFNLLALFPDLQLGQMELGAKFQREDGRVHHFFTPDFCSVDNGFDRVDMNPQYVLLVCRDYLWTGDIEYVRRLWDSIVMAMDSIEKLDLDGDCLPDTETGSNTYDAWHFRGTPSYICSLWLAALLAAARLADDLGEQQLKSKWQNMLEIGKQNFERKLWNDEYFSLWVDGEVRDECCMADQIDGQWYAQLIGLGNFIPEHLTQQALKAIFKHNYHTETGLINAVYPKQAKPTLYTHRNVQAEANWSGIEFSFVSALMEYGYVDEAIELSQNVDQRYFHAGRIFNHEECGDHYYRAMAGWAILLSAAGFKLDVPRSTVSFVPPAESIQAPWFAPTGYGRFIKKPDTFELQCTVGEISFQTLVLNIKPIEQVHLNGEKMNFEFVKNADHTIIKFDQIITLKPDMILFACQEAQ encoded by the coding sequence ATGGAAACGATTATTAACAGGAAGATGCAGCAAAATGGAATGGCCCTAGGCGGAATTGGTTCAGGGACGGTAGAGATCAATCAGAATGGCGTGCTGAAGGATTGGCATATTTTCAACCTTGGGCAATGGGCATCCCGCGAGGCGAAAAAGTACCAGCTAGAAAACCTTTACGATTATGACACCAACGTGATGCCCTTCTATATTCGAACCAAGCAAGGGACGGATATACCGAAATTCAGAAAACTAAGCCATGATACGGATGCTGGAGAGTTTCGCTCGATGATGTATTCCTGGCACAAAGAGGTCAAAGAAATACGTTATCATGCCTCTTTTCCAATCAGTGAACTAAGTTACTTGGATGAAAGTCTTCCCGTTACAATCCGATCGGAATTCACTTCACCCTTCGTTCCTTTAAATTCTCGTGTAAGCGGAACTCCGGGCTTCTATGCGACCTTTTCGATTGAAAATATCACCGACGAAGATGTCGAAGTATCTTTGCTAGGAAAACTGAAAAACCCAATTAATAGAGGTCTAAATAACCGCGAACTAAGAAATCGCCTTCACAAAAGCGACGATCGTATTTCCATCACAATGAGCAGCGATTCCAACGGTTCTCAACAACAAAACGGGAGTATCTGCTTTTCCGTAGACGGTGGAGAAACCAGCTATATTCAAGGTGATTTTGCAAGCTACTTTGCTAATTTTGTGCTTGGGGGCGACTTTGGCGTTACGGAGCAATCGTACTTGTTTGACTTTAGAGAGACGGGCAAACTTCCGAATTTAGGGAGCGAAACATTTCCTAGTCATATCGCCGATCTATCGGATGACGAACTGGATCGATTAAACGACCTGCAAATCGAAGAGCTTCTGTCGCAAGTCCTTGAAATCGCTAGCTCAAAACCTCCTTACCAACGCATAATGGAGATCGATCAAGCGCTATTGGCCGATAGAGTTGGGAAAATGAAATTTATTCGCGTCATTAGAAAACAAATGAACACTATACGCAATGATGCGGAAGGGTATGAAGCTTGGGGAGATGCCGCACTCTGCTCTAATATTACGCTAAGACCAGGAGAGAGAAAGGAAGTTTCGTTTATCGTCTCCTGGTACTTCCCGAATCACTTTAGCGATCATGGCAGCTTTGTCGGGCATATGTATACGAATTGGTTCCAGGATGCCAAAGAAGTTAACGATTATATGAGCGCCAATTCTAGCGATATTTTGCACCAGGTAAGAAGATTCGCTAACGAATTAACATCTTCCGATACTCATCATTCTTTCGTGAATAATTGGACGAATCAATTAAATACAGTGACTAAATGCTCGTGGTGGTCCAAACAAGGGGATTTTGCCATCTGGGAAGGCTATGGAAGCTGCGGATTTCATACGATGGATATTACTTACCAGGGATCGTTCAATCTATTGGCGCTATTTCCCGACCTACAGCTAGGCCAGATGGAGCTGGGGGCAAAGTTTCAAAGAGAAGACGGGAGAGTCCATCACTTCTTTACTCCCGATTTTTGCTCAGTAGATAACGGTTTTGATCGCGTGGACATGAATCCGCAATACGTATTACTCGTTTGCCGCGATTATCTTTGGACCGGCGATATTGAATATGTGAGAAGACTTTGGGATTCCATCGTAATGGCTATGGATAGCATTGAGAAATTAGATCTCGACGGAGACTGTTTGCCAGATACGGAGACTGGAAGCAATACGTATGATGCATGGCATTTCAGAGGAACGCCGTCTTATATATGCAGTCTGTGGCTTGCGGCGTTGCTTGCGGCAGCTCGTCTGGCAGATGATTTAGGGGAACAGCAGCTTAAGAGCAAATGGCAGAACATGTTGGAGATCGGCAAACAGAATTTTGAACGCAAGCTGTGGAATGACGAGTATTTCAGCTTGTGGGTGGACGGAGAAGTAAGAGATGAGTGCTGCATGGCGGATCAAATAGACGGCCAGTGGTACGCGCAATTGATTGGATTAGGAAATTTCATTCCGGAGCATCTCACTCAACAGGCACTGAAAGCTATATTTAAGCATAATTACCACACAGAAACGGGTCTTATAAATGCAGTATATCCGAAGCAAGCCAAACCAACGTTATATACCCATCGCAATGTTCAGGCAGAGGCCAATTGGTCGGGTATTGAGTTCTCTTTTGTTTCGGCCTTAATGGAATATGGATATGTTGATGAGGCTATTGAGTTATCCCAAAATGTGGATCAAAGATATTTTCATGCGGGAAGAATATTTAATCACGAAGAATGCGGCGATCATTATTACCGAGCCATGGCGGGATGGGCCATTCTATTATCCGCAGCAGGCTTTAAATTGGACGTTCCTAGAAGCACGGTTTCGTTTGTCCCTCCGGCAGAGAGCATTCAAGCGCCTTGGTTTGCTCCTACCGGGTACGGGCGGTTCATAAAGAAGCCGGATACTTTCGAACTCCAGTGTACGGTCGGCGAAATAAGCTTTCAAACACTCGTTCTAAATATCAAGCCAATTGAACAAGTGCACCTCAATGGCGAGAAAATGAATTTCGAATTCGTTAAAAATGCAGACCACACAATTATAAAGTTTGATCAAATCATCACACTTAAACCCGATATGATATTATTTGCATGCCAGGAAGCTCAATAA
- a CDS encoding VOC family protein, which yields MAETMINSISLLQIPVKNLDESMEWYISKLGFELHFKRPDNKMAIVAPPSGPSIFLCEREVHEGMMSVVIGFEAADIVELLSDLKRKEVQIGEVRTDRGAIRTESGETEILGMDFDFYDPSGNMFVAHGKSNFVE from the coding sequence ATGGCAGAAACAATGATTAACAGCATCTCATTACTACAAATTCCAGTTAAAAATCTTGATGAATCTATGGAGTGGTACATAAGTAAATTAGGCTTTGAGCTGCATTTTAAAAGGCCGGATAATAAAATGGCAATCGTTGCACCCCCTTCGGGTCCGTCGATCTTTCTGTGTGAAAGAGAAGTGCACGAGGGAATGATGTCGGTTGTAATCGGATTTGAAGCAGCGGATATCGTAGAGTTGCTGTCCGACCTTAAGCGTAAAGAAGTGCAAATTGGCGAGGTAAGAACAGACAGAGGGGCAATAAGAACCGAATCCGGAGAAACAGAGATCCTTGGTATGGATTTCGATTTCTATGACCCTAGCGGAAATATGTTTGTGGCTCATGGCAAATCAAATTTCGTAGAGTAG